One region of Chryseobacterium muglaense genomic DNA includes:
- a CDS encoding alpha/beta fold hydrolase yields the protein MRFITKKEKKYTFIEAGEGHPLVLLHGLMGGLSNFDKMVNFFSEKGFKVYVPQLPIYDLPVLNTNLTTIAKYVIKFIETNIGKPVTIVGNSMGGHVGLILTLARPDLVQNLVLTGSSGLYERAFGDSFPRKNDRSYIRKKAEEVFYDPSVATEELVDEVFSVVNDRMKGIKTVMLARSAIKHNMLNDLPKISRPTCLIWGKQDNVTPPEVAIDMHKFIPNSDLFWIDKCGHAAMMEKPDEFNEILYSWVKDKV from the coding sequence ATGAGATTTATTACAAAAAAAGAAAAGAAATATACGTTTATAGAGGCTGGAGAAGGTCACCCGCTTGTGCTTTTGCATGGGTTAATGGGAGGGCTTAGTAATTTTGATAAAATGGTGAATTTTTTTTCAGAAAAAGGTTTTAAGGTTTACGTACCTCAATTACCAATTTATGATTTGCCGGTACTCAATACCAATCTCACAACGATTGCAAAATATGTAATCAAATTTATCGAAACCAATATTGGCAAACCGGTTACTATTGTCGGTAATTCTATGGGTGGCCATGTAGGTTTAATTTTAACCTTGGCACGTCCGGATCTTGTACAAAATCTTGTACTGACGGGAAGTTCTGGTTTATATGAAAGAGCTTTCGGTGACAGTTTCCCAAGAAAAAACGACCGTTCGTATATCAGAAAAAAAGCAGAAGAAGTTTTTTATGATCCTTCGGTTGCTACCGAAGAATTGGTAGACGAAGTTTTCAGTGTAGTGAATGACCGAATGAAAGGAATTAAAACGGTGATGCTTGCAAGAAGTGCCATCAAACACAATATGCTCAACGATCTCCCAAAAATCTCTAGACCAACATGTCTGATTTGGGGGAAACAAGACAACGTAACACCTCCTGAAGTAGCAATTGACATGCACAAATTTATTCCTAATTCAGATTTATTCTGGATTGATAAATGTGGTCATGCTGCAATGATGGAAAAACCCGATGAGTTTAATGAAATTCTTTACAGTTGGGTAAAAGACAAAGTATAA
- a CDS encoding DUF4421 family protein, protein MNSKAVSVFLICLSGFYSKAQKDSIKIKSYADQVMIRVNFDTNIENYTFSEGEEENLKQTILSINNKTKASLSIDYKIISATLSFAPRFFPGNNDNERKGNSSYTDFSFRFFPNRFIQDAYYKNVKGFYIENMQDFLPGWQKDRDSYIQFPDLRVQTFGGSTAYILNKDFSLKSLYTQGEWQKNSKGSWVPFLDYDFTVFRNTINGLKSKEYQYNFGANVGYFYNWVIAEKVNIAPFLTVGFGGKLTSFKDTLDNGTKGPKQNKQYVTAKGSGGLHIGYNSDRFLFGGKLNFNATAYDEKENSTVENNNTYGLLYIGYRFSPPKAVKRNYDKIQKKIPGL, encoded by the coding sequence TTGAATTCAAAAGCAGTCTCTGTTTTTCTTATTTGTCTGTCGGGTTTTTATTCAAAAGCACAAAAAGACAGTATAAAAATAAAGTCTTACGCAGATCAGGTAATGATTCGTGTAAATTTTGATACGAATATAGAAAACTATACTTTTTCGGAAGGTGAAGAAGAAAATTTAAAACAAACCATACTTTCTATCAATAACAAGACAAAAGCTTCCTTATCCATTGACTACAAGATAATAAGTGCTACTTTGTCTTTTGCTCCCCGTTTTTTTCCGGGAAACAATGACAATGAGAGGAAAGGAAACAGTTCTTATACCGATTTCAGTTTTAGATTTTTCCCCAACAGATTTATACAGGATGCTTACTATAAAAATGTAAAAGGATTTTATATAGAAAACATGCAGGATTTTCTTCCTGGCTGGCAAAAAGACAGAGATTCTTATATTCAATTTCCGGATTTAAGGGTTCAGACTTTTGGTGGTTCTACAGCTTATATTTTAAACAAAGATTTTTCTTTAAAAAGCCTTTATACGCAAGGTGAATGGCAAAAAAACAGCAAAGGAAGCTGGGTTCCTTTTTTAGACTATGATTTTACAGTTTTCAGAAATACCATTAATGGTTTGAAAAGCAAAGAATATCAATACAATTTCGGAGCAAACGTTGGATACTTTTACAATTGGGTGATTGCCGAAAAAGTTAATATTGCTCCATTTTTAACCGTAGGTTTTGGTGGAAAATTGACAAGTTTCAAAGATACTTTAGACAATGGAACGAAAGGACCGAAACAAAATAAGCAATATGTAACGGCAAAAGGATCAGGAGGTTTACACATAGGGTATAATTCTGACCGTTTTCTGTTTGGTGGAAAACTTAATTTTAATGCCACAGCTTATGATGAAAAAGAAAATTCTACTGTTGAAAATAACAATACTTATGGGCTTTTGTACATTGGGTATCGTTTTTCTCCTCCAAAAGCAGTGAAAAGAAATTACGATAAAATTCAGAAAAAAATTCCTGGTTTATAA
- a CDS encoding DUF3127 domain-containing protein, whose translation MELQGTVKKITEVQTFASGFQKREMVILTQEQYPQPINIEFLQDKINLLDTLKEGENVKVGINIRGREWVSPQGETKYFNSITGWKVEKVLDNGSEPTQASPSQSATPVSNENPFASDDDDDLPF comes from the coding sequence ATGGAATTACAAGGAACGGTAAAGAAAATCACTGAAGTTCAAACATTTGCAAGTGGTTTTCAAAAAAGAGAAATGGTTATTCTTACACAAGAGCAGTATCCGCAGCCCATCAACATCGAATTTTTACAAGATAAAATAAATTTGTTGGACACATTGAAGGAAGGAGAAAATGTGAAAGTAGGAATCAACATCAGAGGTAGAGAATGGGTTTCGCCACAAGGAGAAACTAAATATTTCAACTCTATTACAGGATGGAAAGTAGAAAAAGTTTTAGATAATGGTTCAGAACCTACACAGGCGTCTCCATCTCAATCTGCAACTCCGGTTTCTAACGAAAATCCTTTTGCAAGTGACGATGACGACGATTTGCCTTTTTAA
- the aat gene encoding leucyl/phenylalanyl-tRNA--protein transferase, with amino-acid sequence MVRLDENAISFPDPAQYDGHEGIIAFGGDLSVERVWFAYQNGIFPWFNPGEEILWWCPDPRFVLFPDEVKISKSMRKILDKKVFTITENQNFKEVIKNCREINRKGQEGTWLSDELMETFNTLHRYGLARSVEVWQNNELVGGLYGIQIGKVFCGESMFAKVSNASKAGFIHFIETHKNDFDLVDCQSHTDHLESLGARMIPKKDFLKILHQNNERR; translated from the coding sequence ATGGTACGATTAGACGAAAACGCAATATCATTTCCAGATCCGGCACAATATGACGGCCACGAAGGCATCATTGCTTTCGGTGGCGATTTATCTGTAGAAAGAGTTTGGTTTGCTTATCAAAACGGAATTTTTCCTTGGTTTAACCCAGGCGAGGAAATTCTTTGGTGGTGTCCCGACCCGAGATTTGTATTATTTCCGGATGAAGTGAAGATTTCAAAGTCGATGAGAAAAATTTTAGATAAAAAAGTTTTTACCATTACTGAAAACCAAAATTTCAAAGAAGTAATCAAAAACTGTAGGGAAATTAACCGTAAAGGACAGGAAGGAACATGGCTTTCTGACGAACTGATGGAAACTTTTAACACGCTTCACCGGTATGGGCTTGCCCGAAGCGTTGAAGTCTGGCAAAATAATGAACTTGTTGGTGGACTTTACGGTATACAGATCGGAAAAGTTTTTTGTGGTGAAAGTATGTTTGCAAAGGTGAGTAACGCTTCCAAAGCAGGATTTATTCATTTTATAGAAACTCACAAAAACGACTTCGACCTAGTTGACTGCCAGTCTCATACCGATCATCTCGAAAGTTTAGGGGCAAGAATGATTCCTAAAAAAGATTTTTTGAAAATTTTACACCAAAACAATGAACGCAGATAG
- the dinD gene encoding DNA damage-inducible protein D: MKKELIEQLFQKFENASHLYKDIECWSARDLQEILNYAKWDNFLKVIDKAKKSAENAGEDIQNHFADIGKMVILGSGSEREISDLALTRYACYLIAQNGDSSKSEIAFAQTYFAVQTRKQEIIEKRLIDVERVTAREKLSKTEKKLSGIIYERGVDERSFSIIRSKGDQALFGGFTTNDMKKKLNVPQTRPLADFLPTLTIKAKDFATELTSHNVVEKDLNGDSQITNEHIENNLAVRKMLGERGIKPENLPALEDVKKVQRKLKSDEKKILKQPKKK; encoded by the coding sequence ATGAAAAAAGAATTGATAGAACAACTTTTTCAAAAATTTGAAAATGCATCACATTTATATAAAGATATTGAATGTTGGAGTGCAAGAGATTTACAAGAAATTCTAAATTATGCAAAGTGGGATAACTTTTTAAAAGTTATTGATAAAGCTAAAAAATCTGCAGAGAATGCAGGAGAGGATATTCAAAACCATTTTGCTGACATCGGGAAAATGGTAATTTTAGGAAGTGGTTCTGAAAGAGAAATTTCTGATTTAGCATTAACTCGTTATGCATGTTATCTAATTGCGCAAAATGGGGATAGTTCTAAAAGCGAAATAGCATTTGCCCAAACTTATTTTGCTGTTCAAACGAGGAAACAGGAAATTATTGAAAAAAGACTTATTGATGTTGAAAGAGTAACTGCTAGAGAAAAATTATCAAAAACTGAAAAGAAGCTTTCTGGAATTATCTACGAAAGAGGGGTTGATGAAAGAAGTTTTTCAATAATTCGATCTAAAGGAGATCAGGCATTATTTGGTGGGTTCACAACCAATGATATGAAAAAGAAATTAAATGTACCACAAACAAGACCTCTTGCAGATTTTCTTCCCACATTAACGATTAAAGCGAAAGATTTTGCAACCGAATTAACAAGTCATAATGTTGTTGAAAAAGATTTGAATGGTGATTCTCAAATTACCAATGAACATATTGAAAATAATTTAGCAGTCAGAAAAATGTTGGGAGAAAGAGGAATAAAACCTGAAAATCTTCCTGCATTAGAAGATGTTAAGAAAGTACAACGCAAGTTGAAAAGTGATGAAAAGAAAATCTTAAAGCAACCAAAGAAGAAGTGA
- a CDS encoding tetratricopeptide repeat protein, with protein sequence MEEYFGNELVKKFEEMMENNDEFYFDTEELEDIIVYYLELGDFNYADMAVNFGLKLHPNSLEIKIKKLEVLLEWEDYNMAKELIDELKGSSMEHTDFLVCYAKYYSNLGNPKRSIEICKKALELGEEENFLNNFIADEYVNLGDPFNALKHYQEALKEDPMDEYSLENAMVCFNDLNKSEEAIAFLNGYLDDFPYSEVAWSEYGQYYFNRKNYEEAIKGFDYMLAINSSAVGVYASKAACYEALNQYQKAIEVYEEMLELEYTKAFTFYKIGLCHKALKQPIIALNSFQKSLREDPQFYLAMMEQSYLYEELGGMPEALHFAREATLLNDSNLDYQKRLAFLFIDSGKFEESLSCLKKLIDAEPSRFYNWYAYSEVLMLVGEYEEAVTVLNAALKHHYRAELFYQLSNCYFILKDSEQGGEALEKALELDASLMTDMQKKYPYIKDEVKKAKAKVKKKNL encoded by the coding sequence TTGGAAGAATATTTTGGAAATGAACTGGTAAAAAAGTTCGAAGAAATGATGGAAAATAATGATGAATTCTACTTCGATACAGAAGAGTTAGAAGACATCATTGTTTATTACTTGGAGCTTGGTGACTTTAATTATGCCGATATGGCGGTTAATTTTGGTCTTAAACTCCATCCCAACTCTTTAGAAATCAAGATTAAAAAACTGGAGGTTCTATTAGAGTGGGAAGATTATAATATGGCGAAAGAGTTAATCGACGAGTTAAAAGGCTCTTCTATGGAGCATACAGACTTTTTGGTTTGCTACGCCAAATATTATTCGAATTTGGGAAATCCTAAAAGATCCATCGAAATCTGTAAAAAAGCTTTAGAACTGGGGGAAGAAGAAAATTTCCTCAACAATTTTATTGCAGATGAATATGTGAATCTTGGAGACCCCTTTAACGCACTTAAACATTATCAGGAAGCACTTAAAGAAGATCCAATGGATGAATATTCTTTGGAAAACGCAATGGTGTGTTTTAATGATTTGAATAAGAGTGAGGAAGCGATTGCTTTTTTGAACGGTTATCTTGATGATTTTCCGTATTCAGAAGTTGCATGGAGCGAGTATGGACAATATTATTTCAATAGGAAAAACTACGAAGAGGCCATCAAAGGTTTCGATTATATGTTGGCAATCAACTCCAGCGCAGTTGGAGTGTACGCCAGCAAGGCAGCTTGTTATGAAGCTTTAAACCAATATCAGAAAGCGATTGAGGTCTACGAAGAAATGTTGGAGTTGGAATACACAAAAGCATTTACTTTTTATAAAATAGGATTGTGCCATAAAGCTTTAAAGCAGCCGATTATTGCCTTAAATTCTTTCCAAAAATCGTTAAGAGAAGATCCTCAGTTTTATCTTGCGATGATGGAGCAGTCTTATCTTTACGAAGAATTGGGTGGAATGCCTGAAGCGTTGCATTTCGCAAGAGAAGCAACATTGTTAAACGACAGTAATTTGGATTATCAGAAAAGATTGGCATTTTTGTTCATCGATTCCGGTAAATTTGAAGAAAGCCTTTCTTGTTTGAAAAAACTGATAGATGCAGAACCTTCAAGGTTTTACAACTGGTATGCTTATTCTGAAGTTTTGATGCTCGTCGGCGAGTATGAAGAAGCTGTAACGGTACTTAATGCGGCTTTGAAACATCATTACAGAGCCGAATTGTTTTATCAATTAAGCAATTGTTATTTTATTCTTAAAGACAGTGAGCAAGGAGGAGAAGCGTTAGAAAAAGCTTTAGAACTTGATGCTTCATTGATGACAGATATGCAGAAAAAATATCCGTATATCAAAGATGAGGTGAAAAAAGCCAAAGCAAAGGTTAAAAAGAAGAATTTATAG
- a CDS encoding DMT family transporter, producing the protein MNADREKWLLLIILSVIWGSSFILIKKSLDHFSPYQVGALRVLIAGIILMPIAISKYKLFPKKHLKWLILAAFTGNFIPMFLFPIAETEISSSIAGIINSMMPIFVIIVGALVWKFETTRRQITGIFISFTGVCLLAFGGGDNAQFKLFPILLLLLATLCYAMSTTTVKSKLMDVSSTVLSAFVFSFVLFLPSVIALLSTGFVSEFTFNKENMIGLGFVSLLSIFGTGLAMMMNYRLLKVSTPLFASTVTLLMPIVAIIWGVLDGEKLTYLQFAGTGVIIAGLIFLRAKTAVKK; encoded by the coding sequence ATGAACGCAGATAGAGAAAAATGGCTTCTTTTGATTATACTAAGTGTTATCTGGGGCTCTTCATTTATTTTAATTAAAAAATCATTAGACCACTTTAGCCCTTATCAGGTTGGGGCTTTAAGAGTTTTAATTGCCGGAATTATCTTGATGCCGATTGCAATTTCAAAATATAAATTGTTCCCTAAGAAACATTTAAAATGGCTTATTTTAGCTGCTTTTACAGGGAATTTTATCCCAATGTTCTTATTTCCTATTGCCGAAACAGAAATCAGCAGCAGCATTGCAGGAATCATCAATTCGATGATGCCTATTTTCGTCATTATTGTCGGAGCTTTAGTGTGGAAATTTGAAACAACAAGAAGACAGATAACCGGAATTTTTATAAGTTTTACCGGAGTTTGCCTGCTTGCATTTGGAGGTGGTGACAATGCTCAGTTTAAATTATTCCCTATCCTCCTGCTTCTTTTAGCAACATTGTGTTATGCAATGAGCACAACAACCGTAAAATCAAAGTTAATGGATGTATCATCTACCGTTTTATCGGCATTTGTATTTTCATTTGTTCTATTTTTACCTTCAGTCATCGCCTTACTTTCTACAGGTTTTGTTTCTGAATTCACCTTCAACAAAGAAAATATGATAGGATTAGGATTTGTAAGCCTGCTTTCCATTTTTGGAACCGGGTTGGCCATGATGATGAATTATCGATTACTAAAAGTATCCACTCCTCTCTTTGCATCGACTGTTACTTTGCTAATGCCGATTGTTGCTATAATCTGGGGTGTTTTAGATGGCGAAAAACTAACTTATTTACAATTTGCAGGAACAGGTGTCATTATTGCTGGTTTAATCTTTTTAAGAGCTAAAACAGCGGTAAAAAAATAG
- the yihA gene encoding ribosome biogenesis GTP-binding protein YihA/YsxC, translating into MVIKTAEFVKSSGKWQECPEGTIPEYAFIGRSNVGKSSLINGMLNRKDLAKTSGTPGKTQLINHFLINENWFLTDLPGYGYAKVSKVMRRDFEKLINNYILNRNNLVNLFVLVDSRHSPQNIDLEFIQWCGESGVPFSIVFTKADKLKPSILIKNVEDYKTELHKTWEDLPEIYVTSGEKKTGTEEILSFIQKTNEFLTNNSVTFNE; encoded by the coding sequence ATGGTTATAAAAACAGCAGAGTTTGTAAAAAGCAGCGGAAAATGGCAGGAATGCCCTGAAGGAACAATTCCTGAATATGCTTTTATCGGACGATCAAACGTTGGGAAGTCTTCGTTAATCAACGGAATGTTGAACAGGAAAGATTTGGCAAAAACTTCAGGAACACCAGGAAAAACTCAGTTGATTAATCATTTCCTCATTAATGAAAACTGGTTTCTTACCGATTTACCAGGATACGGATATGCCAAAGTCTCAAAAGTAATGAGAAGAGATTTTGAAAAATTGATTAATAATTATATTTTAAACAGAAATAACCTCGTTAATCTTTTCGTTCTTGTTGATTCTCGTCACAGTCCGCAAAATATTGATTTGGAATTTATCCAATGGTGTGGAGAAAGTGGCGTTCCTTTCTCAATTGTTTTCACAAAAGCCGATAAGCTTAAACCAAGCATTTTGATTAAAAATGTGGAAGACTACAAAACTGAGCTTCACAAAACATGGGAAGATTTACCGGAAATTTACGTTACCTCTGGAGAAAAGAAAACCGGAACTGAAGAAATTTTAAGTTTTATTCAAAAAACAAATGAATTTTTGACTAATAACAGTGTAACATTCAATGAGTAA
- the glmM gene encoding phosphoglucosamine mutase, which translates to MSLIKSISGIRGTIGGKVGDNLTPLDVVKFVSAFGTWLQNNKNKKDLTLIIGRDARISGSMVNSLATATLQGLGINVIDLGLSTTPTVEVMVPELNADGGIILTASHNPKQWNALKLLNEKGEFISGENGAEVLALAESEDFNYADVDDLGNYETRDDAFDIHIQQILDLPMVDVEAIKAKKYKIVLDAVNSTGGIAIPMLLDQLGCETIKLYCEPNGQFPHNPEPLKEHLGDICALVIKENADLGVVVDPDVDRLALVDETGEMFGEEYTLVAVADYLLKNKNGVAISNLSSSRALRDVAHTHNSEYFASAVGEVNVVNLMKEKNAVIGGEGNGGIIYPELHYGRDSLVGVALFLTHLAKENKTVSELRAGYPSYFMGKKKIELTPEINVDDLLTKMEKEYQNEEVSTVDGVKIDFENNWVHLRKSNTEPIIRIYTEAKSQEEADKLGDDMIAKIKSLI; encoded by the coding sequence ATGTCATTAATAAAAAGTATTTCAGGAATTCGCGGAACAATTGGCGGAAAAGTGGGTGATAATTTGACCCCACTTGATGTTGTGAAATTTGTTTCTGCTTTCGGAACCTGGCTTCAAAATAATAAAAATAAAAAAGATTTAACGTTAATTATCGGTCGTGATGCAAGAATTTCCGGCTCAATGGTTAATTCTTTGGCTACTGCAACGTTACAGGGATTGGGTATTAATGTAATAGATTTAGGTCTTTCTACAACTCCAACGGTGGAAGTGATGGTTCCTGAATTAAATGCAGACGGTGGAATTATTCTTACAGCTTCTCACAATCCGAAACAATGGAATGCGTTGAAGTTATTAAATGAAAAAGGAGAATTCATCAGCGGAGAAAATGGTGCTGAAGTTTTAGCTTTGGCTGAAAGCGAAGATTTCAATTATGCAGATGTGGACGATTTAGGTAATTACGAAACAAGAGATGATGCTTTTGATATTCATATCCAGCAGATTCTTGATTTGCCGATGGTGGATGTTGAAGCAATTAAGGCTAAAAAATATAAAATCGTTTTAGATGCCGTAAATTCTACAGGTGGAATTGCAATTCCGATGCTTCTAGATCAATTAGGTTGCGAAACAATTAAATTATACTGCGAACCAAATGGGCAGTTTCCTCACAATCCTGAACCGTTAAAAGAACATTTGGGAGATATCTGTGCGCTTGTCATTAAAGAAAATGCAGATCTTGGTGTTGTCGTAGATCCGGATGTTGACAGATTGGCTTTGGTTGACGAAACGGGAGAAATGTTTGGTGAAGAATACACTTTGGTTGCTGTTGCAGATTATTTACTCAAAAATAAAAACGGAGTAGCAATTTCAAACCTTTCTTCAAGCCGTGCTTTGAGAGATGTGGCGCATACTCACAACTCAGAATACTTTGCAAGTGCAGTAGGAGAGGTGAATGTGGTAAATTTAATGAAAGAAAAAAACGCTGTAATCGGTGGCGAAGGAAACGGTGGAATTATCTATCCTGAGCTTCATTACGGAAGAGATTCCTTAGTAGGAGTTGCTTTGTTTTTAACGCATTTGGCAAAAGAAAACAAAACAGTTTCTGAACTGAGAGCTGGCTATCCAAGCTATTTTATGGGTAAAAAGAAAATTGAGCTGACTCCGGAAATTAATGTAGATGATCTTTTAACTAAAATGGAAAAAGAGTATCAAAATGAAGAGGTTTCTACGGTTGACGGCGTAAAAATAGATTTTGAAAACAATTGGGTTCACCTTCGTAAATCGAATACAGAACCGATTATCAGAATTTATACAGAGGCTAAATCTCAGGAAGAAGCTGATAAATTGGGTGATGATATGATCGCAAAGATCAAAAGTTTGATTTAA
- a CDS encoding GNAT family N-acetyltransferase translates to MSNIVWKIKSFEELTTSELYEIIKARVDVFVVEQDTPYPDLDGYDQKALHVWAEQEDHTVLAYCRIFDRGIKYEETSIGRVLTSEKGRGKNLGKQLIQYAVETIENRFKTPEVRISAQDYLLRFYSGFGFTATENKYLEDNLPHTEMFRK, encoded by the coding sequence ATGAGTAATATTGTTTGGAAAATAAAAAGTTTTGAAGAACTGACTACTTCTGAACTTTACGAAATTATCAAAGCAAGAGTAGATGTTTTTGTGGTTGAACAAGATACGCCCTACCCTGACTTAGATGGATACGATCAAAAAGCACTGCATGTTTGGGCAGAACAAGAAGATCATACCGTATTAGCATACTGCCGAATTTTTGACAGAGGAATAAAATACGAAGAAACCTCTATAGGAAGAGTTTTAACCTCAGAAAAAGGCAGAGGAAAAAACTTAGGCAAGCAATTGATACAATATGCTGTTGAAACGATAGAAAACCGTTTTAAAACTCCTGAAGTAAGGATTTCTGCACAAGACTATCTTTTGAGGTTTTATTCTGGTTTTGGCTTCACAGCTACTGAAAACAAGTATCTGGAAGACAACCTTCCGCATACAGAGATGTTTAGAAAATAA
- the feoB gene encoding ferrous iron transport protein B, which yields MQENNKKQILLVGNPNVGKSTVFNALSNKKQKTGNYAGVTVSSHSGNYSYKNEEVEIVDLPGSYSIYPSSEDEAIFSEFLIDGQKKYSGVVYILEALSIKRGLLLFQQIQDLGIPMILVLNQIDQAERRGIHIDVEKLSQALNINIIQTNAKEQIGIEAIKEAVFTNDFVNSEKQNFEIPAEHKNLIDKNSENEYQSWINFTLGKNSESESKNIVPKRLQVQETVRRYQNVDKILADVITKKAQFKELLTERLDKILVHKFWGYVVFLFILLIIFQCVYFLAEYPMNWIDEAFAWLSGFAGEHLPEGPINSLVSQGIVPGLGGIIIFAPQIGILLYFLYLLEDSGYMARVVFLMDRLLRPFGLNGKSIVPLVSGTACAIPAVISTRNIENLKERLLTILVTPFMTCSARLPVYSIIIGLIISDKTIFGIQYKALVLLGMYLLGFFVALLSAAILKNFIKEDGKTYLVMDLPTYKKPLFGYDFKLVLGKVWDFITGAGKIIFIVSIIIWVLSYFGPKQNPDEFVASDVHLDHSYLAKMGKAIEPAIAPLGYDWKMGVGILTSFVAREVFVGTMSTLYSLDDDAPEGKVIDKMRHDIKPNGEKVFNFATGVSVLLFYAFAMQCVSTLAVVYRETKSWKWTGFQVAMMTGLAYFVSLIAYQILK from the coding sequence ATGCAGGAAAATAACAAAAAACAGATACTTTTAGTAGGAAACCCAAACGTAGGAAAATCAACCGTGTTTAATGCTTTATCAAACAAAAAGCAGAAAACGGGAAACTATGCTGGTGTTACAGTATCAAGCCATTCAGGGAATTATTCTTATAAAAACGAAGAAGTCGAGATTGTAGATCTTCCGGGTTCTTACAGTATTTATCCGAGTTCTGAAGACGAAGCTATTTTCTCTGAATTTTTGATTGACGGACAAAAAAAATATTCCGGAGTTGTTTATATTCTTGAGGCATTAAGCATCAAAAGAGGGCTTTTATTATTCCAGCAGATTCAGGACTTAGGAATTCCGATGATTTTGGTTTTAAATCAAATCGATCAGGCAGAAAGAAGAGGGATTCACATTGATGTTGAAAAACTTTCTCAGGCATTGAATATCAATATCATTCAAACCAATGCAAAAGAACAGATAGGAATAGAAGCGATTAAAGAAGCTGTTTTCACCAATGATTTTGTTAATTCTGAAAAACAAAACTTTGAAATTCCTGCTGAACATAAAAATCTAATTGATAAAAACTCAGAGAATGAGTATCAATCTTGGATTAATTTCACGCTTGGAAAAAATTCAGAATCAGAATCAAAAAATATAGTTCCAAAAAGACTGCAGGTTCAGGAAACGGTAAGACGTTATCAGAATGTTGACAAGATTTTAGCGGATGTTATCACTAAAAAAGCGCAGTTTAAAGAACTTTTAACCGAGAGATTAGACAAAATTCTTGTACATAAATTCTGGGGATATGTTGTTTTCTTGTTCATCCTTTTAATTATTTTTCAGTGTGTTTACTTTTTGGCAGAATATCCAATGAACTGGATCGACGAAGCTTTTGCTTGGCTTTCTGGTTTTGCAGGAGAACATCTTCCGGAAGGGCCAATTAATTCGTTGGTTTCTCAGGGAATTGTTCCTGGTTTAGGCGGAATTATCATCTTTGCACCACAAATCGGAATTCTTCTGTATTTCCTTTACTTATTGGAAGATTCGGGTTATATGGCGAGAGTTGTTTTCTTGATGGACAGGCTTTTAAGACCGTTTGGTTTAAATGGAAAAAGTATTGTTCCATTGGTTTCAGGAACAGCTTGTGCGATTCCTGCGGTAATTTCAACCAGAAATATCGAAAATTTAAAAGAAAGATTACTCACGATTTTGGTAACACCGTTTATGACGTGTTCTGCAAGGCTTCCTGTTTACAGTATTATTATTGGATTAATTATTTCAGATAAAACCATTTTTGGAATTCAATACAAGGCTTTGGTGCTTTTAGGAATGTATCTGTTAGGATTTTTCGTAGCTTTATTATCGGCAGCAATTCTTAAAAACTTTATTAAAGAAGACGGCAAAACGTATCTTGTGATGGATTTGCCTACGTATAAAAAACCTCTTTTCGGGTATGATTTTAAACTGGTTTTAGGAAAAGTTTGGGATTTCATTACCGGAGCCGGAAAAATTATCTTTATTGTAAGTATCATTATCTGGGTATTAAGCTATTTCGGACCGAAACAAAATCCCGATGAGTTTGTTGCAAGCGACGTTCATTTAGACCATTCTTATCTAGCTAAAATGGGGAAAGCGATCGAGCCTGCAATTGCACCGCTTGGTTACGATTGGAAAATGGGAGTTGGAATTCTGACGAGTTTTGTAGCCAGAGAAGTGTTTGTAGGTACAATGTCTACTTTATACAGTTTGGATGATGATGCTCCGGAAGGAAAAGTGATCGATAAAATGAGACATGATATCAAACCGAATGGCGAAAAAGTATTCAACTTTGCTACAGGAGTTTCGGTACTGTTGTTTTATGCATTTGCAATGCAGTGTGTTTCTACATTGGCAGTAGTCTACAGAGAAACCAAAAGTTGGAAATGGACTGGCTTTCAGGTGGCAATGATGACAGGTTTGGCATATTTTGTGTCATTGATAGCTTATCAAATTTTAAAGTAA